The Tumebacillus amylolyticus genome window below encodes:
- a CDS encoding alpha/beta fold hydrolase yields the protein MTTLEKGFAKTSGMYYERLGVGTPIVLIHGWNLDTRMWDGIFEDLAQEFQVIRFDLRGFGQSPASTEPYSPYADIASLLDDLGIEQAYLVGHSMGGAIQLEVACAYPERVLGLVHAYGAMMGAPRSESIQETSKMLFELAQAGEQEKLLQRDIETLLDGPNAEPGRVGGEIRERLREIRVHANGLERDFSMIRVLEPLPITRLEEIQVPLLTIYGDLDWPDFEEISNLLVERVPHAKQVFVEGTAHMGPMEKPQEFAQLVREFVKK from the coding sequence ATGACGACGTTGGAAAAAGGATTTGCCAAGACGAGCGGGATGTACTACGAGCGACTCGGGGTCGGAACTCCGATTGTGTTGATTCACGGGTGGAATTTGGATACGCGGATGTGGGACGGGATTTTTGAAGACTTGGCGCAGGAGTTTCAGGTGATTCGTTTTGATCTGCGCGGGTTCGGGCAGTCTCCGGCTTCGACGGAACCGTACTCCCCGTATGCGGACATTGCGAGTTTGCTCGATGATCTCGGGATTGAGCAAGCGTACTTGGTCGGGCATTCGATGGGCGGTGCAATACAATTGGAGGTGGCTTGTGCGTATCCGGAGCGTGTGCTCGGTCTGGTGCATGCGTATGGCGCTATGATGGGGGCGCCGCGCTCGGAGTCGATTCAGGAAACGAGCAAGATGCTGTTCGAACTTGCCCAAGCGGGCGAGCAAGAAAAACTCCTGCAACGCGACATCGAGACGTTGCTCGACGGGCCGAATGCAGAGCCGGGTCGTGTCGGCGGTGAAATTCGCGAGCGCTTGCGGGAGATCCGGGTGCATGCAAACGGATTGGAGCGGGACTTCTCGATGATTCGCGTGTTGGAGCCACTGCCGATTACGCGGTTGGAAGAGATTCAAGTGCCGCTGTTGACCATCTACGGCGATCTGGACTGGCCCGATTTTGAGGAGATCAGCAACTTGTTGGTCGAGCGTGTGCCGCATGCGAAGCAAGTGTTTGTGGAAGGCACCGCCCACATGGGCCCGATGGAGAAACCGCAAGAGTTTGCGCAGTTGGTGCGGGAGTTTGTGAAGAAGTGA
- a CDS encoding MBL fold metallo-hydrolase: MSTTIFSSPYFQLQEVAHGVYAAIMVRGTGASSNAAIVDLGDRTLVFDTFYTPQAAADLRRAAEQLLQRPVSLVVNSHGHFDHVFGNQVFTDGEIIATVDTREFMAVRSAALIEYAKSNPEYLDQFAQEIEQETDPANRAQMQDRLSDMRVFDAALPTLEPRLPTLLFEHELTFHGKNRTATLITYGGGHTPSDAFLYLPDEKLALMGDLLTVQTHNQFMHGDVHEFVQNLKRIEELPIDIAVPGHGPVGSMEDIRTMRLYFEELLQRSDELHAQGVSPEEAADLPIPDKYVAWDVPSLYGVNLHQLLQQKATAAGQS; the protein is encoded by the coding sequence ATGTCTACCACGATCTTCTCATCACCCTATTTTCAGCTGCAGGAAGTCGCGCACGGCGTCTATGCCGCCATCATGGTTCGCGGCACCGGGGCGTCGAGCAACGCCGCCATCGTCGATCTGGGCGACCGCACGCTGGTTTTCGATACGTTTTACACCCCGCAAGCGGCGGCCGACCTGCGCCGTGCGGCGGAGCAATTGCTGCAACGCCCAGTCTCTCTGGTCGTCAACAGCCACGGCCACTTCGACCATGTATTTGGCAACCAAGTGTTTACGGACGGGGAGATCATCGCCACGGTGGATACTCGCGAGTTTATGGCGGTGCGCAGTGCGGCGTTGATCGAATATGCCAAATCAAACCCGGAGTACCTCGACCAATTTGCGCAAGAAATCGAGCAGGAGACCGACCCGGCCAATCGTGCGCAGATGCAGGACCGCCTCAGCGACATGCGCGTCTTCGACGCCGCCTTGCCGACTCTCGAACCGCGCCTGCCGACCCTGTTGTTTGAACATGAGCTCACGTTCCACGGCAAGAATCGCACCGCCACGCTGATCACATATGGCGGAGGCCATACGCCGAGCGACGCGTTTCTCTATCTGCCGGATGAAAAACTGGCGTTGATGGGCGATTTGCTGACTGTCCAAACGCACAACCAATTCATGCACGGCGATGTTCATGAATTCGTACAAAACCTGAAACGCATCGAAGAACTGCCGATCGACATCGCCGTCCCCGGACACGGCCCGGTCGGCAGCATGGAAGACATTCGCACGATGCGCCTCTATTTTGAAGAACTGCTACAGCGGAGCGACGAACTCCATGCCCAAGGCGTCTCCCCGGAGGAAGCGGCCGACCTGCCGATCCCGGACAAGTATGTTGCTTGGGACGTGCCGAGTTTGTACGGAGTCAACCTGCACCAGTTGCTGCAGCAGAAGGCGACGGCCGCCGGCCAATCCTAA
- a CDS encoding ArnT family glycosyltransferase translates to MEQKRGIIQALTRVQLLLIALIMLLGLILRVVMILHHPDRPITIYDDMYYIKSAQRLLEAGIFTFGFDVNLPTVFIPPVFPLYLAGVFAVFGSGEVGLTVAQYSFAVIGTLAIGMTALLGAVIKRPYAGIVGALIYAVYPPTILSSIVFLTESMFTLGMLAFFVVLIRAIQTHRTSLFIWAGVLLGITTLTRPTIALVPAVVGLYLWFRADYGFKKAFRVGVLLVATLFLVLSPWIIRNYVDFHQFIPLTKASGNPFLTGTYLNHDVWSGGHDPQFKDLPVGWKRVPGDQIATNDLLMEMGKQRLQAEFSKHPKEMLQWYTIGKFRAFWSRPFDWRETLVGDFQVLIPIHKYLVVFGALGMFVSVLRKQEFVWLLVLFFAYFTGVHMVYVTLPRYALPLLPILFLFVGMLLPERNRVVE, encoded by the coding sequence TTGGAACAAAAACGAGGAATTATACAAGCGCTCACCCGCGTCCAACTTCTATTGATTGCCCTCATTATGCTGCTTGGATTGATATTGCGAGTGGTCATGATCCTCCATCATCCGGATCGGCCGATTACCATTTATGATGATATGTACTACATCAAAAGCGCACAGCGGCTTTTGGAGGCCGGAATTTTTACGTTTGGGTTTGACGTCAACTTGCCAACGGTGTTCATTCCGCCGGTCTTTCCCTTGTATCTGGCGGGGGTCTTTGCAGTGTTTGGTTCGGGGGAAGTTGGACTGACGGTGGCGCAGTATTCCTTTGCTGTGATCGGGACTTTGGCGATTGGGATGACGGCGCTCTTGGGCGCAGTGATCAAGAGACCGTATGCGGGGATCGTCGGGGCGTTGATATACGCGGTGTACCCGCCTACGATCTTGTCGAGCATCGTGTTTTTGACGGAGTCGATGTTTACGTTGGGGATGTTGGCTTTTTTCGTGGTGCTCATCCGGGCGATTCAAACGCACAGGACCTCGCTTTTTATCTGGGCGGGGGTTCTGCTGGGGATTACGACGTTGACGAGACCTACGATTGCTCTCGTGCCCGCCGTAGTCGGGCTGTATCTCTGGTTTCGGGCGGATTACGGGTTTAAAAAAGCGTTTCGGGTCGGCGTACTTCTCGTGGCGACGTTGTTCCTCGTCCTGTCGCCGTGGATCATTCGCAACTACGTTGATTTCCATCAATTCATCCCGCTCACCAAGGCCAGCGGGAATCCATTTCTCACCGGAACGTATCTCAATCACGATGTATGGTCAGGTGGACATGACCCGCAGTTCAAGGACCTGCCCGTCGGGTGGAAGCGGGTTCCGGGAGATCAGATTGCGACGAACGACTTGCTGATGGAGATGGGGAAACAGCGTCTGCAAGCGGAGTTCTCCAAACATCCCAAGGAGATGTTGCAGTGGTACACCATCGGGAAGTTCCGCGCGTTTTGGTCGCGGCCGTTTGATTGGCGAGAGACGTTGGTGGGGGACTTCCAGGTGCTGATTCCGATACATAAGTATTTGGTCGTGTTTGGAGCGCTCGGGATGTTCGTTTCGGTTTTGAGGAAGCAGGAATTTGTGTGGTTGTTGGTGCTGTTTTTCGCGTATTTTACGGGAGTGCATATGGTGTATGTGACGCTGCCGAGGTACGCATTGCCGTTGCTCCCGATCCTTTTCTTGTTCGTCGGGATGCTCTTGCCGGAAAGAAACCGTGTCGTCGAGTGA
- a CDS encoding S-layer homology domain-containing protein codes for MNRYKALTTLILPALLATFASTPTQTTYAQTPTFTDISDSYASTEIQALAAQGVIGGYGDGTFHPTSTMTRDEFASILAHAMQLKTDTAASARFTDVEPWARPYVGALVNAGITSGTSTTTYGARDPISREQLAVFFLRAMQSASQAQTLNLHGTFDDRDIISEYARPFVGLTQRIGFIQGATDTQGLLKFDPQGNAERQAVARLSYEFVLHQAAYQNKIASFTNTAALLDSTVQVMENLQSANIAYTRIRFGNDQERATIQWTKNPFTVHMLGTHQGVDASNQPTSETIESYAANGYLYQPRSANGQVTWSKRAYTQSTLGPYESVVPHGMLKASMTHDLAPFLTAQEDATTYTLTGSLTGRDYQILFLLPEDWSHPAPGPMTYRLVIDKATKHLTAMRIEQTDPSHFLSDYAFQDFNNVPPVTVPQEILDNA; via the coding sequence ATGAATCGATATAAAGCCCTCACCACTCTCATTCTTCCCGCACTGCTCGCGACTTTCGCATCAACTCCAACCCAAACCACCTACGCCCAAACTCCGACCTTCACCGACATCTCCGACTCCTACGCCTCCACTGAAATCCAAGCCCTCGCAGCCCAAGGCGTCATCGGGGGCTATGGCGATGGCACCTTCCACCCAACCAGCACGATGACCCGCGACGAGTTCGCCTCGATCCTCGCCCATGCGATGCAGCTAAAAACGGACACCGCCGCATCCGCACGTTTCACCGACGTCGAACCTTGGGCGCGTCCTTACGTCGGAGCTCTCGTCAACGCCGGCATCACTTCCGGTACAAGCACGACCACCTACGGAGCCCGAGACCCGATCTCCCGCGAGCAACTCGCCGTGTTTTTCCTGCGGGCGATGCAAAGCGCTTCCCAAGCCCAGACTCTGAACTTGCACGGCACTTTCGACGACCGGGACATCATCTCGGAGTACGCCCGACCCTTCGTCGGACTCACACAACGCATCGGCTTCATCCAAGGCGCGACCGACACCCAAGGTCTGCTCAAATTCGATCCCCAAGGCAACGCCGAACGCCAAGCCGTCGCCCGCTTGTCCTACGAATTCGTTCTCCACCAAGCGGCGTATCAAAACAAAATCGCATCCTTCACCAACACCGCAGCCCTGCTCGACAGCACCGTGCAAGTCATGGAGAACCTCCAATCTGCGAACATCGCCTACACCCGCATTCGATTTGGCAACGACCAAGAACGCGCCACGATCCAATGGACCAAAAACCCGTTCACCGTCCACATGCTTGGCACACACCAAGGCGTGGACGCCTCCAACCAACCGACTTCCGAAACGATCGAATCCTACGCAGCCAACGGCTATCTCTACCAACCGCGTTCTGCCAACGGGCAAGTCACATGGAGCAAACGCGCCTATACCCAGAGCACTCTCGGTCCTTACGAAAGCGTCGTCCCGCACGGTATGCTCAAAGCCAGCATGACGCACGACCTGGCACCGTTCCTAACCGCCCAAGAGGATGCCACCACGTACACGCTGACAGGCTCCCTCACCGGTCGGGACTACCAAATTCTCTTCCTGCTCCCCGAGGACTGGTCGCACCCCGCACCGGGTCCGATGACCTACCGCCTCGTCATCGACAAAGCCACCAAGCACCTCACCGCCATGCGCATCGAGCAAACGGACCCCAGCCATTTTCTCTCCGACTACGCGTTCCAAGACTTCAACAACGTCCCCCCGGTCACCGTCCCGCAAGAAATCCTCGACAACGCATAA
- a CDS encoding tetratricopeptide repeat protein yields MLEHQKQEVSLYKAESYMRTSRAEEAIRILSDLRESLESAQEDEHLVADVFNRLGNAYFLASNMTHAHAHYLRAQQIALTFAVFDELAAKISYNLGMVCSWLKKPSEATEHLEKAEWYFREIADNIRLADTLFRQGQCYRDLNKLELAERYLNESFAIYKSHNLLVLAQHVRYNLASSVTSVKEFSLAVEQLLECIDNFKLLQSFNMVIYSNVRIAEIHLENGRYKEAEQFLVEAQHVLSSVELPEYDHNNVYAFYYRVLARSLYAKGKFSEAIEMSFNSSERYGKIGVKRDEADALEIAVDSYLKLGDSDAAIQLSRRISDLLRYSLDLFANPEV; encoded by the coding sequence TTGCTGGAACATCAGAAGCAAGAAGTGTCCTTATACAAAGCTGAATCATATATGAGGACAAGCAGAGCAGAAGAAGCCATTCGTATTCTCTCTGATCTACGTGAAAGCCTCGAATCAGCCCAAGAGGACGAACACCTAGTTGCTGACGTATTCAACCGATTAGGTAACGCCTACTTCCTTGCCTCTAACATGACCCATGCTCATGCACACTATCTGAGAGCACAACAGATAGCGTTGACGTTCGCTGTCTTTGATGAACTCGCGGCGAAAATATCCTACAACCTTGGAATGGTGTGCAGTTGGCTCAAAAAGCCGTCGGAAGCTACGGAGCACCTTGAAAAAGCAGAATGGTACTTCCGTGAGATTGCAGACAACATCAGATTAGCCGATACTCTTTTTAGGCAAGGGCAATGTTATCGCGATCTGAACAAATTGGAACTTGCTGAGAGGTATTTGAACGAATCCTTTGCCATATACAAATCACATAACCTTCTCGTACTGGCACAACATGTACGTTACAACCTTGCAAGCTCAGTTACTTCGGTGAAGGAATTTTCTCTCGCGGTGGAACAGCTCCTAGAGTGCATCGACAACTTCAAGTTATTACAAAGTTTTAATATGGTTATCTATTCGAATGTGAGAATTGCAGAGATACACTTGGAGAACGGTCGCTACAAAGAGGCAGAGCAATTTCTAGTAGAAGCACAACATGTGTTGAGTTCGGTCGAGCTGCCTGAGTATGACCACAATAACGTCTATGCTTTCTACTACAGAGTGTTGGCAAGATCATTGTACGCAAAAGGTAAATTCTCAGAAGCAATTGAAATGTCTTTTAATTCATCGGAACGCTACGGTAAAATAGGGGTAAAGAGAGACGAAGCTGATGCATTAGAGATTGCGGTTGACTCCTACTTGAAACTCGGAGATTCCGATGCGGCTATTCAGCTTTCAAGGCGCATCAGCGACCTGCTACGGTACTCTCTCGACTTATTTGCCAACCCGGAGGTGTAA
- a CDS encoding helix-turn-helix transcriptional regulator: MSLGSKIRELRLKKGLTQSDLGSGLVTPSMISQIESDKANPSYKVLEAIAIRLEEPLEYLLADLESQLEHHTAHKVAKALMSSGSYDRAVDLLTVVVQNPSSNLNPVDVKIDLGKCLLELHRFDEASDVLNETVELAFARLHFQRALSALNILGALEQRRKKHHRAVYYWRKGYDLFPQLTNPEPFLQGELLNNLGSIHHDLGETHDALTYFQEAKNLLADTDNFEQIGKTYLGLALSLRQQREFDLAAEYASYAVALFESVKNVKLAIEVKRNFVTAGQSGKPSAQALNSLEECLELCESNSFTDEAATIYGDIALLHIQQKKPQLSLKASEEGLAIATAGSATAATLLRVKGLALGSLDKHSEAVRTFEQAIELYRGHDMKADVADCYSLLAEVHQKAGDVKTAYDCLRLMRKVMQESLKDRGFVFTA, encoded by the coding sequence ATGTCGTTAGGAAGCAAGATCAGGGAGCTTCGACTCAAGAAGGGTCTCACTCAAAGTGACTTGGGTTCAGGACTTGTCACACCAAGCATGATCTCTCAGATTGAATCGGACAAGGCTAACCCCTCGTATAAGGTTCTCGAAGCAATAGCCATACGGCTGGAAGAACCTTTGGAATACCTCCTCGCCGATCTCGAAAGCCAACTAGAGCACCATACCGCGCACAAGGTTGCAAAAGCACTTATGTCCTCGGGGTCATATGACCGCGCTGTCGATCTTCTTACAGTGGTTGTCCAGAATCCCTCTTCGAACTTGAATCCGGTTGACGTGAAGATTGATCTAGGGAAGTGCCTTTTAGAATTGCATCGCTTTGACGAAGCAAGTGACGTTCTGAATGAAACCGTTGAGCTTGCATTTGCTAGGCTGCATTTCCAACGTGCGCTGTCTGCTCTGAACATCCTGGGAGCTTTGGAACAACGCCGCAAGAAGCACCACAGAGCGGTTTATTACTGGAGGAAGGGTTATGACCTCTTCCCGCAATTGACGAATCCTGAGCCGTTTCTACAGGGTGAGTTGCTGAACAATCTCGGTTCGATTCACCACGATCTCGGGGAGACACATGACGCACTCACGTATTTTCAAGAAGCAAAGAATCTCCTAGCTGACACGGACAATTTTGAGCAGATCGGGAAGACCTATCTTGGACTTGCATTGAGTCTCCGTCAGCAAAGGGAGTTCGATCTTGCCGCTGAGTACGCTTCCTATGCTGTTGCTCTATTCGAATCGGTCAAGAATGTGAAGCTGGCAATCGAGGTCAAACGCAACTTTGTCACCGCGGGCCAGAGTGGGAAGCCATCGGCACAGGCTCTAAACAGCCTTGAAGAGTGCCTAGAGCTTTGCGAGTCAAACAGTTTCACAGACGAGGCGGCGACGATCTATGGCGACATCGCCTTGCTCCACATCCAGCAGAAGAAACCGCAGTTGAGCCTTAAAGCGTCTGAGGAAGGACTTGCTATTGCAACCGCCGGTTCTGCGACGGCTGCAACATTACTCAGGGTCAAGGGTCTTGCCCTTGGGAGCTTGGACAAGCATAGCGAAGCGGTACGGACATTCGAGCAAGCAATTGAACTGTATAGGGGGCATGACATGAAAGCAGACGTTGCAGACTGCTATTCGCTCTTGGCAGAGGTACACCAGAAGGCGGGAGATGTGAAGACTGCGTATGACTGTCTCCGTCTCATGAGAAAGGTCATGCAAGAGAGCTTAAAAGATCGTGGCTTTGTCTTCACCGCTTGA
- a CDS encoding RNA polymerase sigma-70 factor, producing MDTQDLYTEYRPLLFSLAYRLLGTVMDAEDMVQETFVAYAGLGEAQEIHNQRAYLCKMLTNRCLDFLRSAKHRREVYVGPWLPEPVVWREDRGDHDPMRELLCRDDLTMAYLLMMETLTPTERAVFVLREAYQYEYAEIANLVGKSETNCRKIHSRVKQKLHPEVADRHVEYAKDQAVLNRFVTAFTTGDTGTLMELLSDDVTLLSDGGGKAVAAIHPIVSSARVLVFLQGIVRNAPSGSAIDPVTINGQPGLLFKAGDEVVGTFSFDREGERIGRIFMVRNPDKLARIGS from the coding sequence ATCGACACGCAAGACCTTTACACCGAATACAGGCCGTTGCTTTTTTCGCTGGCCTACCGATTGCTCGGCACCGTCATGGACGCAGAAGACATGGTGCAAGAGACGTTTGTCGCGTATGCCGGCTTGGGGGAAGCGCAGGAAATTCACAACCAACGCGCCTACCTCTGCAAGATGCTGACCAACAGGTGTCTCGATTTTTTGCGATCCGCCAAACACCGTCGGGAAGTCTACGTCGGCCCGTGGTTGCCGGAGCCGGTCGTCTGGCGAGAGGACCGGGGAGACCACGATCCGATGCGAGAACTGCTCTGCCGCGACGATTTGACGATGGCGTACTTGTTGATGATGGAAACGCTCACTCCGACGGAGCGTGCGGTGTTCGTTTTGCGAGAAGCGTATCAGTACGAGTATGCGGAGATCGCGAACCTCGTGGGCAAGTCGGAAACGAACTGTCGCAAAATTCATTCTCGCGTGAAACAAAAGCTTCACCCGGAGGTTGCTGACCGCCATGTTGAGTACGCGAAGGATCAGGCGGTGCTCAATCGCTTTGTGACAGCTTTCACCACGGGGGATACGGGGACGTTGATGGAACTGCTTTCTGATGATGTGACTTTGCTTTCCGATGGGGGTGGAAAAGCAGTGGCGGCGATCCATCCGATCGTCTCTTCGGCCCGCGTGCTTGTGTTTCTGCAAGGGATCGTCCGGAATGCTCCGTCGGGAAGTGCGATTGACCCGGTTACGATCAACGGGCAACCGGGGCTTTTGTTTAAAGCTGGGGATGAAGTGGTGGGGACGTTCTCGTTTGATCGCGAAGGGGAGCGGATTGGGAGGATTTTTATGGTTAGGAACCCGGATAAGTTGGCGCGGATAGGATCTTGA
- a CDS encoding phytoene desaturase family protein → MERWDVVVIGGGLSGLTAAVYLAKQGLRTLVLEQSSRWGGRGATDEREGSLFNIGPHALSNQGQGRKILQELGLDPDAGEVVLGGRLVTQSGVHGLPVSALELLKTTAFSFREKIELARVMGKVSKAVPEASMQLTLAEWVEQNARHENVRKFLYALFRLGSYSNAPTRVSAGVCLRQFQVGGGGVRYLHGGWQAMVDSLADKARSAGAVLRTEQKVIAISGTHPEMKVVLADGREIATQHIVAAINPQVAHQLTGAVPNSHLAKVCKRLIPVLGAALDVSLRRLPDPNTDFALHLDRPYYYSNHSSVARLTRDDRHVVLHLFKYLSPDDTPDAARDRAELEGFLDLLQPGWKNEVITSRFLPRIAVTYGLQTVERVGSHEPENVVPDIPGLFLAGDWTVCDAMLADAAFVSGKETAQRILSVAIL, encoded by the coding sequence ATGGAACGATGGGATGTAGTGGTCATTGGCGGCGGGCTTTCCGGTTTGACGGCGGCTGTCTATTTGGCGAAACAAGGGCTTCGGACGTTGGTTTTGGAGCAGAGTTCGCGGTGGGGAGGGCGTGGCGCGACGGATGAGAGGGAAGGGAGCCTGTTCAACATCGGCCCGCATGCGCTTTCGAACCAGGGACAGGGACGCAAGATTCTGCAAGAGCTCGGCCTCGATCCCGACGCAGGCGAAGTGGTGCTCGGAGGCCGACTCGTTACGCAGAGCGGGGTTCATGGGCTGCCTGTATCCGCTTTGGAATTGTTGAAGACCACCGCTTTCTCATTTCGAGAAAAAATCGAGTTGGCTCGCGTGATGGGCAAGGTTTCAAAGGCCGTGCCGGAAGCGAGTATGCAGTTGACCTTGGCGGAGTGGGTTGAGCAAAACGCACGCCATGAGAACGTGCGAAAGTTCCTGTACGCTTTGTTCAGGCTCGGGAGCTATTCGAACGCGCCGACCCGAGTCAGTGCGGGGGTTTGCCTACGCCAGTTTCAAGTGGGCGGGGGCGGGGTGCGATATCTGCATGGAGGGTGGCAAGCGATGGTGGATTCTCTCGCTGACAAGGCAAGATCGGCAGGAGCTGTCCTGCGCACGGAGCAGAAGGTCATCGCCATCTCCGGCACCCATCCTGAGATGAAAGTCGTGCTCGCGGACGGTAGGGAGATTGCAACTCAACACATCGTGGCGGCGATCAACCCGCAAGTTGCCCATCAACTCACCGGAGCTGTGCCCAACTCGCATCTCGCGAAGGTTTGCAAACGGTTGATTCCGGTACTGGGGGCAGCGCTCGACGTCTCGTTGCGCCGATTGCCCGACCCGAACACCGACTTTGCGCTCCATCTCGACCGTCCGTACTACTACTCCAACCACTCCAGCGTCGCTCGATTGACTCGCGATGACCGCCATGTGGTCTTGCATCTTTTTAAATATCTGAGTCCGGACGACACCCCGGACGCAGCTCGCGATCGGGCGGAACTGGAGGGATTTCTCGACTTGCTCCAACCGGGGTGGAAAAATGAAGTGATCACATCCCGCTTTCTCCCACGGATCGCAGTCACCTATGGGCTTCAAACGGTGGAACGAGTGGGTTCCCATGAGCCGGAAAACGTCGTGCCAGACATCCCCGGTCTCTTTCTCGCGGGGGATTGGACCGTCTGTGATGCGATGCTCGCCGACGCCGCATTTGTCAGCGGCAAAGAAACTGCCCAGCGCATCCTCTCCGTTGCTATACTATAG
- a CDS encoding FusB/FusC family EF-G-binding protein, whose protein sequence is MEPFLKPYHLNLIRSQVNLLIGAFYFAGDYRVVDASRESALHTLYSEIHCTTPEQRELLTDAGKVRDKDELKQYLARLEPYVIPFPTITGSEIRKLFPKVKKLVLPDLDALDFSKLTYLGWRDIATQSLYVVYRMNGKWIGAECSYVMGPKNRAYQCTWCQRPHGGDGVALVTKQIKNRQIQDGYKVIGNHICLDSSRCNATMTDPAEFEKFITTMK, encoded by the coding sequence ATGGAACCCTTTTTGAAACCGTACCACCTGAACTTGATCCGCTCGCAGGTCAATTTGTTGATCGGAGCGTTTTACTTCGCCGGAGATTACCGGGTCGTGGATGCCTCAAGGGAGAGTGCCTTGCATACGCTGTACAGCGAAATCCATTGCACGACTCCTGAACAGCGGGAACTGTTGACCGACGCAGGCAAGGTGCGGGACAAGGACGAACTCAAGCAGTATCTCGCACGCCTCGAACCCTACGTCATCCCGTTCCCGACGATCACGGGGTCTGAGATTCGCAAGCTGTTCCCCAAGGTAAAAAAGCTCGTCCTCCCCGACTTGGACGCGCTTGATTTCTCCAAGTTGACCTACCTCGGATGGCGCGACATCGCCACGCAGTCGTTGTATGTGGTCTACCGGATGAACGGCAAATGGATCGGGGCAGAGTGCAGCTATGTGATGGGTCCGAAAAATCGCGCCTACCAATGCACGTGGTGCCAACGCCCGCACGGTGGAGACGGGGTCGCCTTGGTCACCAAGCAGATCAAAAACCGCCAAATCCAAGACGGCTATAAAGTCATCGGCAACCACATCTGTCTGGACAGCTCCCGATGCAACGCGACGATGACCGACCCGGCCGAGTTTGAGAAATTTATCACCACAATGAAGTAG
- a CDS encoding helix-turn-helix domain-containing protein, with protein MGTEVKNSVGEKIRRFREERGLSQKELADKADVSPSTISKAEGGIFTPSPDKLQRVSDALGIPFQELIEATAELEVRTLVVIVKIFVERKEYFMR; from the coding sequence ATGGGAACTGAAGTGAAGAATAGTGTCGGGGAAAAGATCAGAAGATTTCGTGAGGAACGGGGATTGAGCCAAAAGGAACTTGCTGACAAGGCAGATGTTTCGCCGTCCACGATTAGCAAGGCTGAAGGCGGTATCTTTACCCCTTCCCCCGATAAGCTGCAACGGGTCAGTGACGCGCTGGGTATCCCGTTCCAAGAACTGATTGAAGCTACTGCTGAGTTAGAAGTCCGTACCCTAGTGGTAATTGTCAAAATCTTTGTGGAGCGGAAGGAATACTTCATGCGTTAA
- a CDS encoding aspartyl-phosphate phosphatase Spo0E family protein: MGDLASIETTIHHLRAEMVRAYEKAGDLGDETVIALSQQLDLYLLKFQQQTRRSQGEAGSSGEDKATIF; encoded by the coding sequence GTGGGGGACTTGGCAAGCATAGAGACAACAATCCATCATCTCAGGGCTGAGATGGTTCGGGCATATGAAAAAGCGGGCGACCTCGGAGATGAAACCGTGATCGCCCTGAGTCAGCAACTCGATCTGTACCTGTTGAAGTTCCAGCAACAAACTAGAAGGAGCCAGGGGGAAGCGGGGTCAAGCGGTGAAGACAAAGCCACGATCTTTTAA
- a CDS encoding Type 1 glutamine amidotransferase-like domain-containing protein — MKLLLTAGGVTNKSIHDALVGMLDKPIAESNALGISTASYALPGGASKAWQFFNGQPGNPMCELGWKSMGMLELTALPSIDQELWVPMLKETDVLLVNGGDPMYLSYWMQQSGLAELLPSLRLVYVGMSAGSMVMAPNIGEFFVRWKPPTGGDETLGLVDFAMFPHLDHEMLLYNTMANAEKWAAGMQGPAYAMDDQTAIKVVDGAVEVVSEGHWKLFT, encoded by the coding sequence ATGAAATTACTGCTTACAGCTGGAGGCGTCACTAACAAAAGCATACATGACGCGTTGGTTGGCATGCTGGACAAACCGATTGCCGAGTCTAACGCTCTCGGCATATCCACTGCGTCGTACGCACTACCAGGTGGTGCGAGCAAAGCATGGCAGTTCTTCAATGGACAGCCCGGGAACCCAATGTGTGAGCTGGGTTGGAAGTCCATGGGGATGCTGGAGCTCACTGCGCTGCCCAGCATCGATCAAGAGTTGTGGGTTCCTATGCTCAAGGAGACGGACGTTCTACTCGTGAATGGCGGTGACCCGATGTATCTGTCGTACTGGATGCAGCAGTCGGGACTGGCAGAACTCTTGCCTTCGCTGCGGTTGGTTTATGTGGGAATGAGTGCCGGGAGCATGGTGATGGCACCTAACATCGGGGAATTCTTCGTTCGCTGGAAACCACCCACCGGTGGTGATGAAACGCTGGGTCTGGTCGATTTTGCGATGTTCCCGCATCTGGATCACGAGATGCTGCTGTATAACACGATGGCGAATGCGGAGAAATGGGCGGCCGGGATGCAGGGGCCGGCGTATGCAATGGATGATCAAACCGCCATCAAAGTGGTCGATGGAGCGG